A region of Mugil cephalus isolate CIBA_MC_2020 chromosome 3, CIBA_Mcephalus_1.1, whole genome shotgun sequence DNA encodes the following proteins:
- the lmo7b gene encoding LIM domain only protein 7b isoform X4 — MEWRQQTSVSCADAFNEAQRWIEEVTGKSFGCNDFRAALENGVLLCDLINQLKPGIIKRMNRLSTPIAGLDNVNVFLKACGKLGLNDSQLFHPGDLQDLSTRVTLRRDEGNRRLKNVLITIYWLGRKAHLDAFYSGPQLNFKAFEGLLGLALSKALDEGSNVLVKDDGYGECRYLEGEECQRKRPSYKRENSADSVDSLDSRALRPNSEGCGSDAEAEQVFKMENAARQSKGYVPPPLLRSKQGQEENERGSASPLHRSKSLSDIPMMYPVRKATDRNSINDDGVQTTGLETELNQENKRKNSVAAKDSEAQWQDDLTKWKNRRRSTKSDLRRKSQDREHVINQMSNGAVTNFGKNEAKMKRDQQSPWRHNPAPRPYPISSPSKSSSADLRPHTRALLARSYATEAPFSPAAPLSSRNSAYTRGSSVGAIPASDANTLGEVTQLASLASDGAGVTTPSLDFPFSSQTQVKAEGGSALFQSTSEVSQPEHVTNQISTLVTTIKPKEMTKYNRNLASSTSSQPKVHALEDFPDHKSLEESRKPSSEQGGAQQASGVYKYLSRTGSWSGSASLPRGYRRSEGSTRLSSAITARPFGTKQSRMSPLPRMYNVDDNLGVLLNSEKEDSLCSPTKSSLKRQTATAQLRGQHEASVKQKKGNRARQSGAEQGKEVNGAILSGQTSFQTSGYPHQPSNQSLMLPQPYSNMQSHHNKTFTLPSNTSIDLQKADYSDMRVSLTLKPNSIPDFGFHTLWDSAGARIKYILPGSPAELCRLCVGDEVVAVDGVAVELMTYTQWKDKMASALQTGNLTMDIRRYGNKDWSTSEGSHHNQPGQSMMTLNLTSTAPVLIGCSDRRVSSAPSTEQTVAPVSKFNEQGDDVTQEKVTDGGPADNAGAARSKDCNDITRKNQKMREEFFKEKGGSESAISDLQVPSLNPSSSCWSWDREEDRRRQEKWQEEQERLLQEQYQRDQERLEEEWRRAQQDAMDVRKSRQNTLEMTSGGARLHVNGLKNKAREEEKQSPGREELKEAKPQRNLQGVQNDRIAEKDWADGSCGFARLSPAHRAKSLSTPVLAGQTRGDQRKGMGLPGSKAEKERKQILEEMKKRTQLLTDNSWIRQRSSSFYKEPVYVGVPVKRYESLDDLDALRESQETSTFSYPRPLSAVAGYYPPSRNSNSRYSTGAILSHGRTVSGRRTCCVCERVLGGAAMTVETLSLSFHLACFQCVGCGQRLRGTETGVQARIRNGKPFCERCYFQLRSTGALPM, encoded by the exons gcgAGATGAAGGCAACAGGCGGCTCAAAAAT GTTCTGATTACAATCTACTGGTTGGGTCGCAAGGCTCACCTTGATGCCTTCTACAGTGGTCCTCAGCTTAACTTCAAGGCGTTCGAAGGGCTGTTAGGGTTGGCCTTGTCCAAG GCTCTGGACGAAGGCAGTAATGTTTTGGTGAAGGACGATGGCTACGGAGAGTGCCGTTACCTAGAGGGGGAGGAGTGTCAGCGCAAGAGACCGAGCTATAAGAGGGAGAATTCTGCGGACAGCGTTGATTCCCTGGACTCCAGGGCTCTCCGCCCAAACAGTGAAG GTTGTGGTAGTGACGCAGAAGCGGAGCAGGTGTTCAAGATGGAGAACGCAGCACGCCAGAGTAAAGGCTATGTCCCGCCGCCTCTCCTTCGAAGCAAACAAGGACAGGAGGAGAACGAAAGGGGCAGTGCGAGTCCGCTCCATAG GAGCAAATCCCTCAGCGACATCCCGATGATGTACCCCGTACGTAAAGCCACTGATAGAAACAGCATTAACGACGATGGAGTCCAGACCACCGGCCTGGAGACGGAATTGAATCAAGAGAACAAGAGGAAGAATAGCGTCGCTGCCAAGGACAGTGAAGCTCAGTGGCAGGAT GACTtgacaaagtggaaaaaccgTCGCAGGAGCACCAAGTCTGACCTCCGGAGGAAGTCGCAGGACAGGGAGCATGTCATTAATCAGATGAGCAACGGCGCTGTGACAAACTTTGGGAAGAACGAGGCGAAAATGAAAAG AGACCAGCAGTCACCATGGAGGCATAACCCTGCCCCTCGTCCTTACCCCATCTCTTCTCCGTCTAAATCATCAAGCGCCGATCTGCGTCCACACACCCGAGCGCTGTTGGCCCGCAGCTACGCCACCGAGGCGCCTTTCAGCCCCGCGGCTCCACTTAGCTCCCGTAACTCAGCCTACACTCGG GGGTCATCAGTGGGAGCCATACCTGCTTCTGATGCGAACACCTTGGGAGAAGTGACGCAGCTCGCCTCCTTGGCTTCAGATGGAGCAGGAGTCACCACGCCTTCGCTGGATTTCCCTTTTAGCTCTCAGACCCAGGTCAAGGCAGAAGGCGGCTCAGCTCTGTTCCAGTCCACGTCTGAAGTGTCCCAGCCGGAGCACGTCACAAACCAAATCTCCACACTTGTCACAACCATAAAGCCCAAGGAGATGACGAAATACAACCGTAACCTTGCTTCATCCACGTCAAGTCAACCGAAAGTCCACGCTCTGGAAGACTTTCCAGATCACAAGTCCCTGGAAGAGAGCCGGAAGCCGTCGTCGGAGCAAGGTGGAGCCCAGCAGGCCTCAGGCGTCTACAAGTACTTGTCCAGAACTGGATCGTGGTCCGGCTCGGCCAGCCTTCCCCGCGGCTATCGGCGTTCCGAGGGCTCGACCCGTCTGTCTTCTGCAATCACAGCGAGACCCTTCGGAACCAAGCAGTCCAGGATGTCGCCGCTGCCGAGGATGTACAAC GTGGACGACAATCTGGGTGTGCTGCTGAACAGTGAGAAAGAGGATTCTCTTTGTTCGCCCACTAAATCATCCCTCAAAAGACAGACTGCGACCGCCCAGCTGAGGGGTCAGCACGAGGCATCAGTCAAACAGAAGAAAGGCAACCGGGCGAGGCAGAGCGGTGCAGAACAGGGGAAGGAGGTGAATGGAGCCATTCTTTCTGGACAGACCTCCTTTCAGACCAGCGGCTATCCCCATCAGCCCTCCAATCAAAGCCTGATGCTGCCTCAGCCGTATTCGAACATGCAGTCCCACCACAATAAAACCTTTACTCTGCCATCTAACACAAGCATTGACCTCCAAAAG gcagATTACAGTGACATGAGAGTGAGCCTTACGCTCAAACCCAACAGCATACCAGACTTTGGTTTCCACACGCTCTGGGACTCGGCGGGAGCACGAATCAAATACATCCTACCTG GGAGCCCAGCGGAGCTCTGCCGGCTGTGCGTGGGCGATGAGGTCGTGGCTGTGGATGGAGTTgcggtggagcttatgacctacacccAGTGGAAGGATAAAATGGCGTCCGCCCTGCAAACCGGCAACCTGACGATGGACATTCGACGTTATGGCAACAAGG ACTGGAGCACCAGTGAAGGGAGTCACCACAACCAGCCAGGCCAAAGCATGATGACCCTCAACCTGACTTCTACTGCACCTGTTCTCATTGGTTGCTCTGATCGCCGTGTCAGCTCCGCCCCCTCTACGGAACAGACGGTCGCACCAGTGTCCAAATTCAATGAGCAGGGAGACGAT GTAACGCAAGAAAAAGTCACGGATGGAGGGCCTGCTGACAACGCCGGGGCAGCCAGAAGTAAAG ATTGTAATGATATTACTAGGAAAAATCAGAAAATGAGGGAAGAGTTTTTCAAAGAGAAAG GAGGCTCAGAATCTGCGATATCTGAC ctCCAGGTGCCATCCCTCAACCCCTCCTCGTCCTGCTGGTCGTGGGACCGCGAGGAGGATCGCAGGCGTCAGGAGAAGTGGCAGGAAGAACAAGAGCGCCTCCTACAG gagcaATACCAGCGAGACCAGGAGAGACTGGAAGAAGAGTGGCGCAGGGCACAACAGGATGCAATGGACGTCAGGAAGTCGAGG CAGAACACGTTGGAGATGACCTCCGGTGGTGCACGGCTCCACGTCAACGGATTGAAAAACaaagccagagaagaagaaaagcagagtCCTGGCAGAGAAGAGCTGAAAGAGGCAAAACCTCAAAGGAACCTGCAAGGCGTGCAGAATGACAGGATTGCAGAAAAAGACTG GGCTGACGGCTCCTGCGGCTTTGCTCGGCTTTCCCCGGCGCACAG GGCTAAGTCTTTGTCAACCCCAGTATTAGCCGGTCAGACAAGAG GTGACCAGAGGAAAGGGATGGGACTACCTGGCTCCAAGgctgagaaagagaggaagcagattttggaggagatgaagaaaaggACTCAGCTTCTGACCGACAACAGCTGGATACGTCagcgcagcagcagcttttacaAGGAGCCCGTCTACGTCGGGGTTCCTGTGAAGAG GTACGAGTCTCTGGACGACCTGGACGCTCTGCGCGAGTCCCAGGAGACCTCTACGTTCAGTTACCCTCGCCCACTGTCGGCTGTTGCAGGTTACTACCCTCCGAGCAGGAACTCCAATTCCCGTTACAGCACTGGAGCAATATTGTCCCACGGCAG GACGGTCAGTGGCAGGAGGacttgctgtgtgtgtgagcgtgtccTGGGTGGGGCAGCCATGACCGTAGAGACCCTTAGTCTCTCCTTCCACCTCGCCTGTTTCCAG TGCGTGGGCTGCGGCCAACGGCTCAGAGGAACAGAAACCGGAGTACAGGCTCGAATCCGAAACGGGAAGCCTTTCTGCGAGCGCTGCTATTTTCAGCTCAGAT CCACTGGTGCCCTCCCCATGTGA
- the lmo7b gene encoding LIM domain only protein 7b isoform X6 — protein MEWRQQTSVSCADAFNEAQRWIEEVTGKSFGCNDFRAALENGVLLCDLINQLKPGIIKRMNRLSTPIAGLDNVNVFLKACGKLGLNDSQLFHPGDLQDLSTRVTLRRDEGNRRLKNVLITIYWLGRKAHLDAFYSGPQLNFKAFEGLLGLALSKALDEGSNVLVKDDGYGECRYLEGEECQRKRPSYKRENSADSVDSLDSRALRPNSEGCGSDAEAEQVFKMENAARQSKGYVPPPLLRSKQGQEENERGSASPLHRTYQNQVKPERSFQVNPGWIWSKSLSDIPMMYPVRKATDRNSINDDGVQTTGLETELNQENKRKNSVAAKDSEAQWQDDLTKWKNRRRSTKSDLRRKSQDREHVINQMSNGAVTNFGKNEAKMKRDQQSPWRHNPAPRPYPISSPSKSSSADLRPHTRALLARSYATEAPFSPAAPLSSRNSAYTRGSSVGAIPASDANTLGEVTQLASLASDGAGVTTPSLDFPFSSQTQVKAEGGSALFQSTSEVSQPEHVTNQISTLVTTIKPKEMTKYNRNLASSTSSQPKVHALEDFPDHKSLEESRKPSSEQGGAQQASGVYKYLSRTGSWSGSASLPRGYRRSEGSTRLSSAITARPFGTKQSRMSPLPRMYNVDDNLGVLLNSEKEDSLCSPTKSSLKRQTATAQLRGQHEASVKQKKGNRARQSGAEQGKEVNGAILSGQTSFQTSGYPHQPSNQSLMLPQPYSNMQSHHNKTFTLPSNTSIDLQKADYSDMRVSLTLKPNSIPDFGFHTLWDSAGARIKYILPGSPAELCRLCVGDEVVAVDGVAVELMTYTQWKDKMASALQTGNLTMDIRRYGNKDWSTSEGSHHNQPGQSMMTLNLTSTAPVLIGCSDRRVSSAPSTEQTVAPVSKFNEQGDDVTQEKVTDGGPADNAGAARSKDCNDITRKNQKMREEFFKEKGGSESAISDLQVPSLNPSSSCWSWDREEDRRRQEKWQEEQERLLQEQYQRDQERLEEEWRRAQQDAMDVRKSRQNTLEMTSGGARLHVNGLKNKAREEEKQSPGREELKEAKPQRNLQGVQNDRIAEKDWADGSCGFARLSPAHRAKSLSTPVLAGQTRGDQRKGMGLPGSKAEKERKQILEEMKKRTQLLTDNSWIRQRSSSFYKEPVYVGVPVKRYESLDDLDALRESQETSTFSYPRPLSAVAGYYPPSRNSNSRYSTGAILSHGSAWAAANGSEEQKPEYRLESETGSLSASAAIFSSDPLVPSPCDQLAVLQIEE, from the exons gcgAGATGAAGGCAACAGGCGGCTCAAAAAT GTTCTGATTACAATCTACTGGTTGGGTCGCAAGGCTCACCTTGATGCCTTCTACAGTGGTCCTCAGCTTAACTTCAAGGCGTTCGAAGGGCTGTTAGGGTTGGCCTTGTCCAAG GCTCTGGACGAAGGCAGTAATGTTTTGGTGAAGGACGATGGCTACGGAGAGTGCCGTTACCTAGAGGGGGAGGAGTGTCAGCGCAAGAGACCGAGCTATAAGAGGGAGAATTCTGCGGACAGCGTTGATTCCCTGGACTCCAGGGCTCTCCGCCCAAACAGTGAAG GTTGTGGTAGTGACGCAGAAGCGGAGCAGGTGTTCAAGATGGAGAACGCAGCACGCCAGAGTAAAGGCTATGTCCCGCCGCCTCTCCTTCGAAGCAAACAAGGACAGGAGGAGAACGAAAGGGGCAGTGCGAGTCCGCTCCATAG AACATATCAAAACCAGGTCAAGCCTGAGAGATCATTTCAGGTCAATCCCGGCTGGATCTG GAGCAAATCCCTCAGCGACATCCCGATGATGTACCCCGTACGTAAAGCCACTGATAGAAACAGCATTAACGACGATGGAGTCCAGACCACCGGCCTGGAGACGGAATTGAATCAAGAGAACAAGAGGAAGAATAGCGTCGCTGCCAAGGACAGTGAAGCTCAGTGGCAGGAT GACTtgacaaagtggaaaaaccgTCGCAGGAGCACCAAGTCTGACCTCCGGAGGAAGTCGCAGGACAGGGAGCATGTCATTAATCAGATGAGCAACGGCGCTGTGACAAACTTTGGGAAGAACGAGGCGAAAATGAAAAG AGACCAGCAGTCACCATGGAGGCATAACCCTGCCCCTCGTCCTTACCCCATCTCTTCTCCGTCTAAATCATCAAGCGCCGATCTGCGTCCACACACCCGAGCGCTGTTGGCCCGCAGCTACGCCACCGAGGCGCCTTTCAGCCCCGCGGCTCCACTTAGCTCCCGTAACTCAGCCTACACTCGG GGGTCATCAGTGGGAGCCATACCTGCTTCTGATGCGAACACCTTGGGAGAAGTGACGCAGCTCGCCTCCTTGGCTTCAGATGGAGCAGGAGTCACCACGCCTTCGCTGGATTTCCCTTTTAGCTCTCAGACCCAGGTCAAGGCAGAAGGCGGCTCAGCTCTGTTCCAGTCCACGTCTGAAGTGTCCCAGCCGGAGCACGTCACAAACCAAATCTCCACACTTGTCACAACCATAAAGCCCAAGGAGATGACGAAATACAACCGTAACCTTGCTTCATCCACGTCAAGTCAACCGAAAGTCCACGCTCTGGAAGACTTTCCAGATCACAAGTCCCTGGAAGAGAGCCGGAAGCCGTCGTCGGAGCAAGGTGGAGCCCAGCAGGCCTCAGGCGTCTACAAGTACTTGTCCAGAACTGGATCGTGGTCCGGCTCGGCCAGCCTTCCCCGCGGCTATCGGCGTTCCGAGGGCTCGACCCGTCTGTCTTCTGCAATCACAGCGAGACCCTTCGGAACCAAGCAGTCCAGGATGTCGCCGCTGCCGAGGATGTACAAC GTGGACGACAATCTGGGTGTGCTGCTGAACAGTGAGAAAGAGGATTCTCTTTGTTCGCCCACTAAATCATCCCTCAAAAGACAGACTGCGACCGCCCAGCTGAGGGGTCAGCACGAGGCATCAGTCAAACAGAAGAAAGGCAACCGGGCGAGGCAGAGCGGTGCAGAACAGGGGAAGGAGGTGAATGGAGCCATTCTTTCTGGACAGACCTCCTTTCAGACCAGCGGCTATCCCCATCAGCCCTCCAATCAAAGCCTGATGCTGCCTCAGCCGTATTCGAACATGCAGTCCCACCACAATAAAACCTTTACTCTGCCATCTAACACAAGCATTGACCTCCAAAAG gcagATTACAGTGACATGAGAGTGAGCCTTACGCTCAAACCCAACAGCATACCAGACTTTGGTTTCCACACGCTCTGGGACTCGGCGGGAGCACGAATCAAATACATCCTACCTG GGAGCCCAGCGGAGCTCTGCCGGCTGTGCGTGGGCGATGAGGTCGTGGCTGTGGATGGAGTTgcggtggagcttatgacctacacccAGTGGAAGGATAAAATGGCGTCCGCCCTGCAAACCGGCAACCTGACGATGGACATTCGACGTTATGGCAACAAGG ACTGGAGCACCAGTGAAGGGAGTCACCACAACCAGCCAGGCCAAAGCATGATGACCCTCAACCTGACTTCTACTGCACCTGTTCTCATTGGTTGCTCTGATCGCCGTGTCAGCTCCGCCCCCTCTACGGAACAGACGGTCGCACCAGTGTCCAAATTCAATGAGCAGGGAGACGAT GTAACGCAAGAAAAAGTCACGGATGGAGGGCCTGCTGACAACGCCGGGGCAGCCAGAAGTAAAG ATTGTAATGATATTACTAGGAAAAATCAGAAAATGAGGGAAGAGTTTTTCAAAGAGAAAG GAGGCTCAGAATCTGCGATATCTGAC ctCCAGGTGCCATCCCTCAACCCCTCCTCGTCCTGCTGGTCGTGGGACCGCGAGGAGGATCGCAGGCGTCAGGAGAAGTGGCAGGAAGAACAAGAGCGCCTCCTACAG gagcaATACCAGCGAGACCAGGAGAGACTGGAAGAAGAGTGGCGCAGGGCACAACAGGATGCAATGGACGTCAGGAAGTCGAGG CAGAACACGTTGGAGATGACCTCCGGTGGTGCACGGCTCCACGTCAACGGATTGAAAAACaaagccagagaagaagaaaagcagagtCCTGGCAGAGAAGAGCTGAAAGAGGCAAAACCTCAAAGGAACCTGCAAGGCGTGCAGAATGACAGGATTGCAGAAAAAGACTG GGCTGACGGCTCCTGCGGCTTTGCTCGGCTTTCCCCGGCGCACAG GGCTAAGTCTTTGTCAACCCCAGTATTAGCCGGTCAGACAAGAG GTGACCAGAGGAAAGGGATGGGACTACCTGGCTCCAAGgctgagaaagagaggaagcagattttggaggagatgaagaaaaggACTCAGCTTCTGACCGACAACAGCTGGATACGTCagcgcagcagcagcttttacaAGGAGCCCGTCTACGTCGGGGTTCCTGTGAAGAG GTACGAGTCTCTGGACGACCTGGACGCTCTGCGCGAGTCCCAGGAGACCTCTACGTTCAGTTACCCTCGCCCACTGTCGGCTGTTGCAGGTTACTACCCTCCGAGCAGGAACTCCAATTCCCGTTACAGCACTGGAGCAATATTGTCCCACGGCAG TGCGTGGGCTGCGGCCAACGGCTCAGAGGAACAGAAACCGGAGTACAGGCTCGAATCCGAAACGGGAAGCCTTTCTGCGAGCGCTGCTATTTTCAGCTCAGAT CCACTGGTGCCCTCCCCATGTGACCAGCTTGCCGTGCTCCAGATTGAAGAGTAA
- the lmo7b gene encoding LIM domain only protein 7b isoform X2: MEWRQQTSVSCADAFNEAQRWIEEVTGKSFGCNDFRAALENGVLLCDLINQLKPGIIKRMNRLSTPIAGLDNVNVFLKACGKLGLNDSQLFHPGDLQDLSTRVTLRRDEGNRRLKNVLITIYWLGRKAHLDAFYSGPQLNFKAFEGLLGLALSKALDEGSNVLVKDDGYGECRYLEGEECQRKRPSYKRENSADSVDSLDSRALRPNSEGCGSDAEAEQVFKMENAARQSKGYVPPPLLRSKQGQEENERGSASPLHRTYQNQVKPERSFQVNPGWIWSKSLSDIPMMYPVRKATDRNSINDDGVQTTGLETELNQENKRKNSVAAKDSEAQWQDDLTKWKNRRRSTKSDLRRKSQDREHVINQMSNGAVTNFGKNEAKMKRDQQSPWRHNPAPRPYPISSPSKSSSADLRPHTRALLARSYATEAPFSPAAPLSSRNSAYTRGSSVGAIPASDANTLGEVTQLASLASDGAGVTTPSLDFPFSSQTQVKAEGGSALFQSTSEVSQPEHVTNQISTLVTTIKPKEMTKYNRNLASSTSSQPKVHALEDFPDHKSLEESRKPSSEQGGAQQASGVYKYLSRTGSWSGSASLPRGYRRSEGSTRLSSAITARPFGTKQSRMSPLPRMYNVDDNLGVLLNSEKEDSLCSPTKSSLKRQTATAQLRGQHEASVKQKKGNRARQSGAEQGKEVNGAILSGQTSFQTSGYPHQPSNQSLMLPQPYSNMQSHHNKTFTLPSNTSIDLQKADYSDMRVSLTLKPNSIPDFGFHTLWDSAGARIKYILPGSPAELCRLCVGDEVVAVDGVAVELMTYTQWKDKMASALQTGNLTMDIRRYGNKDWSTSEGSHHNQPGQSMMTLNLTSTAPVLIGCSDRRVSSAPSTEQTVAPVSKFNEQGDDVTQEKVTDGGPADNAGAARSKDCNDITRKNQKMREEFFKEKGGSESAISDLQVPSLNPSSSCWSWDREEDRRRQEKWQEEQERLLQEQYQRDQERLEEEWRRAQQDAMDVRKSRNTLEMTSGGARLHVNGLKNKAREEEKQSPGREELKEAKPQRNLQGVQNDRIAEKDWADGSCGFARLSPAHRAKSLSTPVLAGQTRGDQRKGMGLPGSKAEKERKQILEEMKKRTQLLTDNSWIRQRSSSFYKEPVYVGVPVKRYESLDDLDALRESQETSTFSYPRPLSAVAGYYPPSRNSNSRYSTGAILSHGRTVSGRRTCCVCERVLGGAAMTVETLSLSFHLACFQCVGCGQRLRGTETGVQARIRNGKPFCERCYFQLRSTGALPM; this comes from the exons gcgAGATGAAGGCAACAGGCGGCTCAAAAAT GTTCTGATTACAATCTACTGGTTGGGTCGCAAGGCTCACCTTGATGCCTTCTACAGTGGTCCTCAGCTTAACTTCAAGGCGTTCGAAGGGCTGTTAGGGTTGGCCTTGTCCAAG GCTCTGGACGAAGGCAGTAATGTTTTGGTGAAGGACGATGGCTACGGAGAGTGCCGTTACCTAGAGGGGGAGGAGTGTCAGCGCAAGAGACCGAGCTATAAGAGGGAGAATTCTGCGGACAGCGTTGATTCCCTGGACTCCAGGGCTCTCCGCCCAAACAGTGAAG GTTGTGGTAGTGACGCAGAAGCGGAGCAGGTGTTCAAGATGGAGAACGCAGCACGCCAGAGTAAAGGCTATGTCCCGCCGCCTCTCCTTCGAAGCAAACAAGGACAGGAGGAGAACGAAAGGGGCAGTGCGAGTCCGCTCCATAG AACATATCAAAACCAGGTCAAGCCTGAGAGATCATTTCAGGTCAATCCCGGCTGGATCTG GAGCAAATCCCTCAGCGACATCCCGATGATGTACCCCGTACGTAAAGCCACTGATAGAAACAGCATTAACGACGATGGAGTCCAGACCACCGGCCTGGAGACGGAATTGAATCAAGAGAACAAGAGGAAGAATAGCGTCGCTGCCAAGGACAGTGAAGCTCAGTGGCAGGAT GACTtgacaaagtggaaaaaccgTCGCAGGAGCACCAAGTCTGACCTCCGGAGGAAGTCGCAGGACAGGGAGCATGTCATTAATCAGATGAGCAACGGCGCTGTGACAAACTTTGGGAAGAACGAGGCGAAAATGAAAAG AGACCAGCAGTCACCATGGAGGCATAACCCTGCCCCTCGTCCTTACCCCATCTCTTCTCCGTCTAAATCATCAAGCGCCGATCTGCGTCCACACACCCGAGCGCTGTTGGCCCGCAGCTACGCCACCGAGGCGCCTTTCAGCCCCGCGGCTCCACTTAGCTCCCGTAACTCAGCCTACACTCGG GGGTCATCAGTGGGAGCCATACCTGCTTCTGATGCGAACACCTTGGGAGAAGTGACGCAGCTCGCCTCCTTGGCTTCAGATGGAGCAGGAGTCACCACGCCTTCGCTGGATTTCCCTTTTAGCTCTCAGACCCAGGTCAAGGCAGAAGGCGGCTCAGCTCTGTTCCAGTCCACGTCTGAAGTGTCCCAGCCGGAGCACGTCACAAACCAAATCTCCACACTTGTCACAACCATAAAGCCCAAGGAGATGACGAAATACAACCGTAACCTTGCTTCATCCACGTCAAGTCAACCGAAAGTCCACGCTCTGGAAGACTTTCCAGATCACAAGTCCCTGGAAGAGAGCCGGAAGCCGTCGTCGGAGCAAGGTGGAGCCCAGCAGGCCTCAGGCGTCTACAAGTACTTGTCCAGAACTGGATCGTGGTCCGGCTCGGCCAGCCTTCCCCGCGGCTATCGGCGTTCCGAGGGCTCGACCCGTCTGTCTTCTGCAATCACAGCGAGACCCTTCGGAACCAAGCAGTCCAGGATGTCGCCGCTGCCGAGGATGTACAAC GTGGACGACAATCTGGGTGTGCTGCTGAACAGTGAGAAAGAGGATTCTCTTTGTTCGCCCACTAAATCATCCCTCAAAAGACAGACTGCGACCGCCCAGCTGAGGGGTCAGCACGAGGCATCAGTCAAACAGAAGAAAGGCAACCGGGCGAGGCAGAGCGGTGCAGAACAGGGGAAGGAGGTGAATGGAGCCATTCTTTCTGGACAGACCTCCTTTCAGACCAGCGGCTATCCCCATCAGCCCTCCAATCAAAGCCTGATGCTGCCTCAGCCGTATTCGAACATGCAGTCCCACCACAATAAAACCTTTACTCTGCCATCTAACACAAGCATTGACCTCCAAAAG gcagATTACAGTGACATGAGAGTGAGCCTTACGCTCAAACCCAACAGCATACCAGACTTTGGTTTCCACACGCTCTGGGACTCGGCGGGAGCACGAATCAAATACATCCTACCTG GGAGCCCAGCGGAGCTCTGCCGGCTGTGCGTGGGCGATGAGGTCGTGGCTGTGGATGGAGTTgcggtggagcttatgacctacacccAGTGGAAGGATAAAATGGCGTCCGCCCTGCAAACCGGCAACCTGACGATGGACATTCGACGTTATGGCAACAAGG ACTGGAGCACCAGTGAAGGGAGTCACCACAACCAGCCAGGCCAAAGCATGATGACCCTCAACCTGACTTCTACTGCACCTGTTCTCATTGGTTGCTCTGATCGCCGTGTCAGCTCCGCCCCCTCTACGGAACAGACGGTCGCACCAGTGTCCAAATTCAATGAGCAGGGAGACGAT GTAACGCAAGAAAAAGTCACGGATGGAGGGCCTGCTGACAACGCCGGGGCAGCCAGAAGTAAAG ATTGTAATGATATTACTAGGAAAAATCAGAAAATGAGGGAAGAGTTTTTCAAAGAGAAAG GAGGCTCAGAATCTGCGATATCTGAC ctCCAGGTGCCATCCCTCAACCCCTCCTCGTCCTGCTGGTCGTGGGACCGCGAGGAGGATCGCAGGCGTCAGGAGAAGTGGCAGGAAGAACAAGAGCGCCTCCTACAG gagcaATACCAGCGAGACCAGGAGAGACTGGAAGAAGAGTGGCGCAGGGCACAACAGGATGCAATGGACGTCAGGAAGTCGAGG AACACGTTGGAGATGACCTCCGGTGGTGCACGGCTCCACGTCAACGGATTGAAAAACaaagccagagaagaagaaaagcagagtCCTGGCAGAGAAGAGCTGAAAGAGGCAAAACCTCAAAGGAACCTGCAAGGCGTGCAGAATGACAGGATTGCAGAAAAAGACTG GGCTGACGGCTCCTGCGGCTTTGCTCGGCTTTCCCCGGCGCACAG GGCTAAGTCTTTGTCAACCCCAGTATTAGCCGGTCAGACAAGAG GTGACCAGAGGAAAGGGATGGGACTACCTGGCTCCAAGgctgagaaagagaggaagcagattttggaggagatgaagaaaaggACTCAGCTTCTGACCGACAACAGCTGGATACGTCagcgcagcagcagcttttacaAGGAGCCCGTCTACGTCGGGGTTCCTGTGAAGAG GTACGAGTCTCTGGACGACCTGGACGCTCTGCGCGAGTCCCAGGAGACCTCTACGTTCAGTTACCCTCGCCCACTGTCGGCTGTTGCAGGTTACTACCCTCCGAGCAGGAACTCCAATTCCCGTTACAGCACTGGAGCAATATTGTCCCACGGCAG GACGGTCAGTGGCAGGAGGacttgctgtgtgtgtgagcgtgtccTGGGTGGGGCAGCCATGACCGTAGAGACCCTTAGTCTCTCCTTCCACCTCGCCTGTTTCCAG TGCGTGGGCTGCGGCCAACGGCTCAGAGGAACAGAAACCGGAGTACAGGCTCGAATCCGAAACGGGAAGCCTTTCTGCGAGCGCTGCTATTTTCAGCTCAGAT CCACTGGTGCCCTCCCCATGTGA